In the Malaya genurostris strain Urasoe2022 chromosome 1, Malgen_1.1, whole genome shotgun sequence genome, one interval contains:
- the LOC131426627 gene encoding zinc finger protein OZF-like — MIINRHYEELKQLNNSKMNAQEDSSDSPNMTSLPQHDCQICGKQFAQKVHLAQHILLHENKRSFSCDICGREFSFRSNLFKHRITHSSSEPNCSGERLHKCTVCGKDYTTKQNLNSHMSTHTGDYRHKCGVCGKGFKVKELLKNHEYSHTGESPYQCNVCGKVFVTKQGLGEHTSNHLGEYKHKCEVCGKGFQRKSSLKVHANVHTGKQQCQCSECGKYFASRSYLDTHMNRHSNKYNYKCDVCGKNFTVLYNLKQHKRLHTGERPFKCTVCGKDFASYPNLYSHTSIHTDSKHKCDVCGKEFRDRPYLQDHRNSHTGERPYKCTLCGKDFLFKRTFLNHMKRHLGSFAYKCDVCGKGFVERSSLREHERTHTGERPFKCTVCGKGYTMKPSLKKHMSVHKSDEVTKTITETCT; from the exons ATGATAATCAATAGACATTACGAAGAACTGAAACAGTTAAATAATTCGAAG ATGAATGCACAGGAAGACTCATCTGATAGTCCAAATATGACATCTCTACCTCAACACGATTGCCAAATTTGTGGTAAACAATTCGCACAGAAAGTACATCTCGCTCAACACATCTTGTTACATGAAAACAAGCGATCATTCAGTTGCGACATTTGTGGGCGGGAGTTTTCATTCAGAAGCAACCTGTTCAAACATAGAATCACCCATAGTTCTAGCGAACCGAACTGTTCCGGTGAAAGATTGCATAAATGCACTGTATGCGGAAAAGACTACACCACTAAGCAAAACCTAAACAGTCACATGTCCACCCACACAGGTGATTACAGACATAAGTGTGGTGTATGCGGCAAAGGATTCAAGGTCAAGGAACTTCTGAAAAACCACGAATATAGTCACACTGGCGAGAGCCCTTATCAATGCAATGTATGCGGAAAAGTTTTTGTCACTAAACAAGGTTTGGGTGAACACACTAGCAATCATTTGGGCGAGTATAAACATAAATGTGAAGTATGTGGGAAAGGCTTTCAACGAAAATCAAGTCTTAAGGTACATGCAAACGTGCACACAGGCAAGCAACAGTGTCAATGCAGTGAATGTGGAAAATATTTTGCCAGTAGAAGTTATCTCGATACACACATGAATAGACATTCGAACAAGTACAACTACAAGTGTGATGTGTGTGGCAAAAATTTTACAGTCCTTTATAACTTAAAGCAGCATAAACGCCTTCATACTGGTGAGCGACCCTTCAAATGCACTGTATGTGGAAAAGATTTTGCCAGTTACCCAAACCTGTACAGCCACACATCTATCCATACAGACTCCAAGCATAAATGCGATGTTTGCGGCAAAGAATTTCGGGACCGACCATACTTGCAAGACCACCGAAACAGTCATACAGGCGAGCGACCCTACAAATGTACTCTATGTGGAAAAGATTTTCTTTTCAAACGTACTTTTTTAAATCACATGAAAAGGCATTTAGGCAGTTTTGCATATAAGTGTGATGTGTGTGGCAAAGGTTTTGTTGAACGTTCCAGCTTGAGGGAGCATGAACGAACTCATACTGGTGAACGACCCTTCAAATGTACCGTGTGTGGAAAAGGTTATACCATGAAGCCCAGCCTCAAGAAGCACATGTCTGTTCACAAGAGTGATGAAGTGacaaaaacgataaccgaaacATGCACATGA
- the LOC131426628 gene encoding zinc finger protein 260-like, with translation MMEVNKSLDEKTQAHESLRGIIKIESEDLEHLLLESDICEEISQDKINSNEQDAIQEKKESSSTIVLPKQQHECQMCGKQFINERYLSKHLLMHEDKPSFSCDICERQFPLKSNLIKHMIVHNSVESYKSDVCGKGFQFKKVSRRAKTTALSDNSRYKCGLCGKKFSNNSKLRSHELIHTDVRPFRCTICGKDFARNYILNKHKIIHEDDSKYKCSVCHKNLGAMSKLINHERIHTGERPFKCTVCGKCFNRNSTLTKHKFIHTGYYGHKCDVCGQGFRTNKGLKNHVNKHTSEQTFTCTVCGNNFATQCTLNIHMQIHTSYYSHTCDVCGKGFRDQTRLTNHKHQHTGERPHVCTVCGKGFTTSFYLKAHMSIHMNTYRFRCVVCDKGFMHRPDLKDHETMHTDENPFQCTVCGKNYLRKRSLVKHMSVHMSNSNFTCVTCGKNFTERSQLVQHERIHTGERPVKCSICGRGFTNSSALTKHMVTHTGDYRYKCDVCGQGFKLRSHLKDHEYSHRGERPYKCAVCGKDFASERTIAAHMSNHLGDFKWKCEVCGRGFQLKSHFKQHERVHTGERPYPCSVCGKAFSTKTSLTKHMCTHTGEYKWKCEVCGKGFQLKSQFKQHERVHTGERPYQCTVCGKALASRTSLDKHMCIHTGEYKWNCEVCGKGFPLKSRLQNHELTHRYEHP, from the exons ATGatggaagtgaacaaatcattggATGAAAAGACGCAAGCTCATGAAAGTTTACGAGGAATTATCAAAATAGAAAGCGAAGACCTCGAACATCTCTTGCTTGAGTCCGATATCTGTGAAGAAATTAGTCAAGA TAAGATAAACAGCAACGAACAAGATGCTATACAGGAAAAGAAGGAATCATCTTCAACAATCGTTTTGCCAAAACAACAGCATGAATGTCAGATGTGTGGTAAACAATTCATCAACGAACGTTACCTTTCGAAGCACCTCTTGATGCACGAAGACAAACCGTCATTCAGTTGCGACATCTGCGAGCGACAGTTTCCTCTGAAGAGCAACCTAATCAAGCACATGATCGTCCACAACTCTGTCGAATCGTACAAATCCGATGTATGCGGTAAAGGATTTCAATTTAAGAAAGTTTCGAGACGCGCTAAAACTACTGCACTTTCGGATAATAGCAGATATAAATGTGGTTTgtgtggtaaaaaatttagtaaCAATTCCAAGCTGAGAAGTCACGAACTCATTCATACAGACGTGCGACCGTTTAGATGTACCATATGTGGAAAAGATTTTGCCCGTAATTATATCCTGAACAAGCACAAAATTATCCACGAAGATGATAGCAAATATAAATGTAGTGTGTGTCATAAAAATCTTGGTGCCATGTCAAAGTTGATAAATCATGAACGCATTCATACGGGCGAGCGACCGTTCAAATGTACTGTGTGTGGAAAATGTTTCAACCGTAATTCTACCCTAACCAAACACAAGTTTATCCACACTGGTTATTACGGTCATAAGTGCGATGTGTGCGGTCAAGGATTTCGAACCAACAAAGGTTTGAAAAACCACGTGAACAAACATACAAGTGAGCAAACGTTCACATGCACTGTATGTGGAAACAATTTTGCCACCCAGTGCACCCTAAACATACACATGCAAATCCACACGAGCTATTACAGTCATACGTGTGATGTGTGTGGGAAAGGATTCCGAGACCAAACACGCCTGACAAACCACAAACACCAACATACAGGGGAGCGTCCTCACGTATGCACCGTATGCGGAAAAGGTTTTACCACTTCATTCTACCTTAAGGCGCACATGTCTATCCATATGAATACCTACAGGTTTAGGTGTGTTGTGTGCGACAAAGGATTCATGCATAGGCCAGACTTGAAAGATCACGAAACTATGCATACAGATGAAAACCCCTTCCAATGCACTGTATGTGGAAAGAATTACCTGAGAAAGCGTTCTCTTGTTAAACACATGAGTGTACATATGAGCAATAGTAATTTTACGTGCGTTACGTGCggcaaaaattttacagaacgTTCACAGTTAGTCCAGCACGAACGCATTCACACAGGCGAGCGACCAGTCAAATGCAGTATATGTGGGAGAGGTTTTACCAATAGCTCCGCCCTAACCAAGCACATGGTTACTCACACGGGCGATTACCGTTACAAGTGTGATGTGTGCGGTCAAGGATTCAAACTCAGGTCACACCTGAAAGATCACGAGTACAGCCATAGAGGCGAGCGCCCTTACAAATGCGCTGTATGTGGAAAAGATTTTGCTTCGGAACGTACTATTGCAGCACACATGAGCAACCATTTGGGCGATTTCAAATGGAAGTGTGAAGTGTGTGGGAGAGGGTTTCAACTGAAATCACACTTCAAGCAGCACGAACGTGTGCATACAGGCGAACGGCCCTATCCATGCAGTGTATGCGGAAAAGCTTTTTCCACTAAGACAAGTCTGACTAAACACATGTGTACACACACGGGCGAGTACAAATGGAAATGTGAAGTGTGCGGGAAAGGTTTTCAGCTGAAATCACAATTCAAGCAGCACGAACGTGTGCATACAGGCGAACGGCCGTATCAGTGCACTGTATGCGGAAAAGCACTTGCTAGTAGGACAAGTCTGGATAAACATATGTGTATACACACGGGCGAGTACAAATGGAATTGTGAAGTGTGTGGAAAGGGCTTTCCACTCAAGTCAAGACTTCAGAATCACGAACTAACTCATAGATATGAGCATCCTTGA